The window CGGGATGGCTGTATCAATACAAGCTTCCAACCAATCGCCACGCTCGCAAGCATCCGCATAACTATTCAATTGAAAGATGGTACGTGCACGCTCACCTCTTAGTCTTGCCTCAGGCAAGTGGGTTTCTTCCATCGCAGTATGAAGCCATGCATCACCGAGTGCTTCCAATTGAAGGGCAATCTCTCGCATCAATTCAGCACGGGTTTGCAAAGAAGTTTGTCGGTACACAGCAAATGCTTCCCACGCCGCTTCCATCAAACCATTTACCGATGCTGGCTTTGTATAAGTAATCTCCATGTTTACAATTTGGGGCGATTCGCCAATCCTGTATGAATGATGCGCAGAATTTGTTCGCGTTCTGTACCTGCTAAGGTTAAACGTGGTGCACGAACATGTTCACTGCCAATACCTGCTTCTTGTTCTGCTAATTTAATGTATTGCACCAACTTGGGATGAATATCCAATTCCAGTAAAGGCAGGAACCAACGATAAATGGCAGCAGCTTCTGCGATTTTACCTTGCTGTATCAACTCATATACAGCAACTGTTTCCTTTGGAAAAGCACAAACCAATCCGGCTACCCAACCATGGGCACCCATCACCAATTCTTCCATTGCTAAAGTATCTACACCACAAAGAATTTTATAGCGCTGTCCAAAACGATTGAGCATACGTGTAACATTCGACACATCGCGTGTTGATTCTTTTACTGCTTGGATATTGGTGCAGGATTGTAATTCATCAAACATATCCAGTGTAACTTCTGTCTTATAGTCGACTGGATTATTGTAAATCATGATAGGCAAAGATGTTGATGCAGCGATGGTCTTAAACCATTGCACAGTTTCGCGATGATCGGTTTTGTACCGCATAGGCGGCAACACCATCAAACCACGTGCACCCCAGCTGGCTGCATTTGCTGCTTGCACCAATGCTTCGCGTGTAGCACCTTCTGCGATATTCAACACAACAGGCACTTTACCTGCTGTTTTCTCTACTGCAAATTTCACCAATCGTTCTTTTTCATCATTCGTAAGTACACTTGATTCGCCCAATGTGCCGCCAAGAATGATGCCTTCTACACCTGCAGCCAATTGTGCTTGTAAGTTTTTTTCAAACAAAGGAAGATCGAGTTGATCATCTGTTGTGAACTTGGTTGTAAGTGCAGGGAAAACACCTTTCCATTCAAAAGACATTGTATTCTGTTTTAAGTTTAAGCAAATCTGTTTGGATCAAATGGCGTGATATCCATGCTCAATGGCTCGCCTGTAATCAGCTCCTGCACGAGTTTTCCGGTACCTGCACCCAAGCTCATACCCAGCATGGAATGTCCTGTTGCAACGACAAAATTTTTGTATTGACCAGCTTTACCAATGTATGGCAAACCATCTGCAGAGCAGGGACGAAATCCATACCACACTTTATCGGGCTCTGGCATGGGAATATCGAATTCAGGATAAAAACGCTTAACACCATCGATGATACCTTGTACCCGTTGCAAGCGTGGTGGTGTATTGGTAGCAGTGATTTCCATCGTACCACCGAAACGTGTTTTGTTACCATCCATCGGCGTGAGCGCAATGCGTGATTCTACAAACACCGCAGGATAGTTAATGCGAAACTTGGGATCTTCTGTTGTGATAGAATATCCCCTGCCACCTACCAAGGGCATACGCAACCGAATCTTTTCTGCCAACTCTCTGCTCCAACTACCAGCTGCCAATACCACATGATCAGCTGTATAAACAGAACGATCTGTTTTCACCGCTTTAATTGTGTGCTGACGAATATCAAAATCAATGACTGCTTCATTCAGTACAAAATGTACTCCTTGTGCTTTCAGTACAGCAATCAGTTGCTTCATTACTTTGGGTGGATACAAATGTGCATCGCACTTAAACCAGATAGCACCGGCAGCTTCCATGCGAATATGTGGCTCCAGTGCTTTTACTTCAGCTGCGCTTATCAAAGCAGTATCACTCAATCCCAATTCATGAGCACGCGCAACTGTTTCTGCTGCATGATGCGCCGCTTCCTCTGTTTGAAAAATCTCGAGTAACCCTTTCTGTTCATAAGCAAAATCAAAACCCGGCTGACCAATCCAACTCTCATACATTTTCTTACTCAGTATCGCAATATCGCGTAGCGGAATACCTGCATTGCGCACATGCTCCGGTGTTGCTGAACGCATGAATTGTAATCCCCAACTGATCAAACTTTTGCTGAGTCTGGGTTGGATATAAAATGGGCTGCGACTATTCCACATCCATTTCAACCCTTTTTTGACAATACCCGGTGTTGCCAGTGGAATAAAATGGCTGGGGCATACATAACCTGCATTGCCGTAAGAGCAGTTATCGGATAAATCATTTTTGTCGATAAGGGTTACTTCGTAGCCAGCCTGACGCAGGTAATAAGCGCTGCTTAAACCCACGATACCGCCGCCAATAACAATGACGTGTTGCATGGCTTTAAAGTTAGGGAAATGAGGTTGGAATCTGCTGAGACCTGAGCGAACAAAAGCGGCGAGTTATTGGCTAAAAAACAATACTGCGCATTGGTTTTTTCATGCCCTTCCCGGATGTAAGCAAACTTTGTGCGTTTACCAACCGAAGCCTTGGCGCAGGTTGGAGGTTAGCGCGCCTCCGGCGCGCTGATCAGGATGGCTTGTCAACCGAAGCTTTAGCGTAGGTTGAGGGGTATCAAAGCAAACCGAAATGCTGCGCATTGATTTTTTCATGCCCTTTCCGAACAAAATCACTTGCGAGGTTAGCGCGCCTGCGGCGCGCTGATCAGAGGGGGGTAGCTAAAGCAAACCTTAATGCTGCGCATTGGTTTTTTTATGCCCTTCGCAGGATCAAGCAAGCTTGACCTGCTTGTGCATAAAAAAACCGACTTTCAGTCGGTTTGCTTTGCGGAGACGGCGAGATTCGAACTCGCGATACAGTTTCCCGTATACACACTTTCCAGGCGTGCTCCTTCAACCACTCGGACACGTCTCCAAAAGGGCTGCAAAAATACAGGTTCAATCGGTCTTTTGGAAGATTTTTTGGGCGTTTGAAGTGGTAACAGCGGCTACTTCTTCCATGGAAACACCCTTTGTTTCAGCAAGTTTGGCAACAACATGTTCCAAATAAGCAGGCTCATTGCGCTTGCCTCTGAAAGGAACGGGCGTAAGATAGGGCGCATCCGTTTCCAATACCATCCACTCCAGGCCAATTTGTTCTAAAGCAGCAGGTAGTCCAGCATTCTTATACGTGAGTACACCACCGATGCCCAAATAAAAACCCATTCTGGTGATTTGCTGTGCAGATTCAAAGCTGCCACTGAAACAGTGAAAAATACCCCTCAGTCCTTTCTTGGCAAAAGGCTGTACGGCATTGATGGTTTCCTGCATGGCGTTGCGGGTATGAATCACAATGGGCAAGTTTTTATCTAATGCCCATTGCATTTGCTGTTCAAAAGCAAAATGCTGCTCTTGTACAAAGGTTTTATCCCAATAAAAATCCAAACCAATCTCTCCTATCGCCACGAAATCCCGTCGATTCATCCATTCTTCTACAATGCCCAACTCCTTTTGGTAATCTCCTTTCACAGAACAGGGGTGTAAACCCATCATTGGTATGCAACGGTCCGGATAAGCATCGCCCAGCTGAATCATGGCATCATGTGTGGCGCTATCTATTGCTGGCAAGTAAAAACGACTAATGCCCTGCTGGGCTGCACGTTCCAGCATTGCTGCCCTATCAGCATCAAAAGCATCCAAATAAATATGACAATGGGTGTCGATCAATTGCATCCTGCAAAATGCTGTTTTTTAGCGCATTAAGTTGAAAATCGCAGAATTTTTTCCTGCTGCTAAAAAATAATTTCCTCCCTTACCCGTTTATATACAGTACCACTTGCGAAAGCAAATATGGATGCAGCTTGCGTGAAAACCAGGCTAAGAAAATGTACTTACTAACCCATCTAGCATAATTGTAGACCGATAGCACGGATATGTGCTGAAAGATTGTTTTCATAGGGTACGGATTAAAAACGGGCTGGGGTTTCTACCCTGGCCAATTTTTTTTACACCAATCCAAACCGATAGCCTTTTTCCAGAAAATATTCGATGGTTTTGGGCAATGCAACTTGCAAGCGTGGCCATGCTTTTTCACTATCATGAAACACAATGATACTTCCAGGACGCGTAGCGCTTTTTACTTGTTGCCAGCATTGCTCAGGGGTTAGTGCTGTATCAAAATCTCCACTTAGCACATCCCACATAATGATGCGATATGCAAATTGCTGCTGTACCGCTTTAATCTGGGCGCGGGTGATTCTGCCATAAGGTGGACGGAACAGATTCGCATCAATCAATTGTGCTGCAGTAAAAATATTGTTGAGATAATCTTCCTTACTCGTTTTCCATCCATTGCGGTGGTCTTGTGTATGATTCCCTATCTGATGCCCCTCAGTCAAAATACGTTTATAGATCTCCGGATAACGTTGCACATTTTTACCAATGCAAAAGAAAGTTGCTTTTATCTGGTACTGCTTCAATAGATCTACAACAAAAGCTGTAGCAACAGGATGCGGCC is drawn from Chitinophagales bacterium and contains these coding sequences:
- a CDS encoding dihydrodipicolinate synthase family protein → MSFEWKGVFPALTTKFTTDDQLDLPLFEKNLQAQLAAGVEGIILGGTLGESSVLTNDEKERLVKFAVEKTAGKVPVVLNIAEGATREALVQAANAASWGARGLMVLPPMRYKTDHRETVQWFKTIAASTSLPIMIYNNPVDYKTEVTLDMFDELQSCTNIQAVKESTRDVSNVTRMLNRFGQRYKILCGVDTLAMEELVMGAHGWVAGLVCAFPKETVAVYELIQQGKIAEAAAIYRWFLPLLELDIHPKLVQYIKLAEQEAGIGSEHVRAPRLTLAGTEREQILRIIHTGLANRPKL
- a CDS encoding polysaccharide deacetylase family protein → MWYPVRTPALFRWIYPSLEWIGNAADKTIYLTFDDGPHPVATAFVVDLLKQYQIKATFFCIGKNVQRYPEIYKRILTEGHQIGNHTQDHRNGWKTSKEDYLNNIFTAAQLIDANLFRPPYGRITRAQIKAVQQQFAYRIIMWDVLSGDFDTALTPEQCWQQVKSATRPGSIIVFHDSEKAWPRLQVALPKTIEYFLEKGYRFGLV
- a CDS encoding FAD-dependent oxidoreductase — translated: MQHVIVIGGGIVGLSSAYYLRQAGYEVTLIDKNDLSDNCSYGNAGYVCPSHFIPLATPGIVKKGLKWMWNSRSPFYIQPRLSKSLISWGLQFMRSATPEHVRNAGIPLRDIAILSKKMYESWIGQPGFDFAYEQKGLLEIFQTEEAAHHAAETVARAHELGLSDTALISAAEVKALEPHIRMEAAGAIWFKCDAHLYPPKVMKQLIAVLKAQGVHFVLNEAVIDFDIRQHTIKAVKTDRSVYTADHVVLAAGSWSRELAEKIRLRMPLVGGRGYSITTEDPKFRINYPAVFVESRIALTPMDGNKTRFGGTMEITATNTPPRLQRVQGIIDGVKRFYPEFDIPMPEPDKVWYGFRPCSADGLPYIGKAGQYKNFVVATGHSMLGMSLGAGTGKLVQELITGEPLSMDITPFDPNRFA
- a CDS encoding TatD family hydrolase — encoded protein: MQLIDTHCHIYLDAFDADRAAMLERAAQQGISRFYLPAIDSATHDAMIQLGDAYPDRCIPMMGLHPCSVKGDYQKELGIVEEWMNRRDFVAIGEIGLDFYWDKTFVQEQHFAFEQQMQWALDKNLPIVIHTRNAMQETINAVQPFAKKGLRGIFHCFSGSFESAQQITRMGFYLGIGGVLTYKNAGLPAALEQIGLEWMVLETDAPYLTPVPFRGKRNEPAYLEHVVAKLAETKGVSMEEVAAVTTSNAQKIFQKTD